The Fischerella sp. PCC 9605 genome includes the window CCCGTAACTTGGGCAGAATTCTGCAAGATTCATCCTTTTGCCCCCCAGTCGCAAACGCAGGGTTATCAAATTCTGTTTCAGCAGTTGGAAGAATGGTTAGCCGAAATTACTGGGTTTGCTGGAATTTCTCTACAACCTAATGCTGGTTCTCAAGGTGAATACGCAGGGTTGTTAGTCATCCGCAAGTATCACGAAAGTCGTGGGGAAGCACACCGCAATGTTTGCCTAATTCCTACATCTGCCCACGGAACCAACCCAGCAAGTGCGGTGATGTGCGGGATGAAGGTGGTAGCTGTTGCCTGTGACAATCAAGGTAACGTGGACTTGAACGATCTAAAGGCAAAGGCAGAAAAGCACAGCAAAGAACTCGCCGCATTGATGGTGACTTATCCTTCTACTCACGGTGTGTTTGAAGAACAAATTCAAGAAATTTGTGCTGTTGTTCATACCCACGGCGGCCAAGTTTACATGGATGGGGCAAATATGAATGCCCAAGTGGGGCTTTGCCGTCCGGGAGATATCGGTGCAGATGTTTGTCACTTGAACCTGCACAAAACTTTCTGCATTCCTCACGGTGGTGGTGGCCCGGGTATGGGGCCAATTGGTGTTGCTAAGCATTTAGTGCCTTTTCTCCCCGGAAGTCCAGTTGTGAAAATGGGAGGTGAACTAAGCATTGGTGCAGTTTCAGCAGCACCTTGGGGTAGTGCTTGCATCTTGGTGATTTCTTGGATGTACATCGCGATGATGGGTGCGGCGGGTTTGACGGATGCCACAAAAGTGGCTATTCTCAATGCCAATTACATCGCCAAGCGACTTGAGGGATACTATCCCGTTTTATATCAAGGGAAAAATGGGTTAGTTGCCCACGAGTGCATTTTAGATTTGCGATCGCTCAAAAAATCCGCAAGCATCGAAATTGATGATGTTGCCAAGCGTCTGATGGACTACGGCTTCCACGCGCCGACGGTTTCTTGGCCTGTGGCAGGTACAATCATGGTGGAACCCACCGAAAGCGAATCCAAGGAAGAATTGGATCGTTTTTGCGATGCATTGATTGCCATTCGCCAAGAAATCGCCGCAATTGAATCTGGTAAGGCGGATCTGCAAGATAACGTCCTCAAAAATGCACCTTACACAGCCGAAAGCCTGATTGTCGGAGAATGGAACCATCCTTACTCTCGCGAACAAGCCGCTTACCCTGCACCTTGGACTCGCGAACACAAATTCTGGCCTGCGGTCGGTCGCATTGATGCCGCCTTTGGGGATAGGAATTTTGTTTGTTCTTGCCTACCAATGGACGCTTATCAAACTTGACGGCAAGTGCGAAACTCCCCAGTTTCAAAATCTTCAGATGCTTGATATTGTGTCCAGCTGATTACATACACTTCCCGTAGAATCTCACCCCCAGCCCCTCTCTGCTTACAGAGAGGGGCTAACTTTTTGCCCTTGTCGGCGTACTCCGCAAAGCAAAGTCAACAGAATTCACATCTTGTACTAATTGCAACAGCCGGGAGGCAGAGCCTCCAAACCCTCGTTACCAGGTTGAACCTGGTAACGAGAACTAGAGCCTCTGGCTCTTATAAAAAATGGTGCAAGATATCAGAGAAGCACATAAAGAAGCTTGAAAACAGCCCTTGTCCAAATTTTTTTCAAATATTTCGGTCACTTTGCGTCATAGTCTGCATAATCCCTTTTTGAAAACCCCATATATGAATAGCACTCTCTCTGGATTTAGAAGGCTATGAAAACTCTTTAAAAATCAGCCTGATCAAAAATAAGAGGAAGCTTCATGAAAAAACGTGAGAATATCATTGAAAAATTCTCGACGTTCCTCAGTTTCAGAAATTCCGGTAGTGATAGAAATCCTATTTGGCAAACAGACCTGGAACTAGAACGCTATATGAAACTTTTAGTAAGGTCAGAACCAGAGGCTAATGAAGAATTTTGGGCAAGGTACTTTCTAAAAATTTTAAGGAACCCATCTCAGTCTGAGAACTTGGGAGTAGTTAATCAAGAGGACACAAAAATACAAAGACAGGTCGATGCGGGGAATTTTTCTCTCTCCGCGTCACCGCGTCTTCCCCTCTCCGCGTCTTCTTTAATAGCTGGGAAACATTTGTCTGCTTACTTACAAGAAGCTTGCTTGTGGGCTTCTCAAAAAGCCTATCAACGATTTAAATATCTCCGGCATAAATACCCACTAGAAGAATATTTTCAAATAGCCAATTCCGCCGCTACCCCTCCTGCCAAGCTTCTCAAAAGTTTTAATTTTGAGCATCCGCAAACCAATGTAGAAGGTTATGCAAAAACTGCAATTATACGGTTGATAAGCAATACAATTTACCAGCAAGATATAGAAGCAAAGAGAGGAAAGTTTTCTGATTATGGTCTCCTGAAAGATTTAACTGCTAAAGAATTAAAAGAAGCTCTGAGCTCAAAAGGTTTCAATCTTAATCAAATTAACTCTTACTGTCAAGCTTGGCAATGCTTAGATAAAATTTATCAACCAGATCGCAGCTATGGTAGCCGTAGCTTAGCACCTCCTACTCAACAACATTTGCAACAAATTGCCTTTTGCTATAACCAGAGACTTAAGAAATTGGATTTGCCAATAGCACTAACTTCGGGTGAGAAAATTCAACAAATGCTGTCAATTTGCATTCAGGCTGCCCGCGATTACCGCACTAAACGCTTTTTACCTCTAGAAACATATGACAATATCTCCGATCCTATGCCTACTCCTTGGGATAATCTCATCCAAGAAGAAACATGGGAACAATTGCAGCTGCTGGTCTCAAAATTATTTGCAACGATGCCAGAAGCAGGTCAAACAATGTTAAAACTCTGGCAAGGTTTAAGCTTTACTCAAGCTGAAATCGCAGTAGTTTTAAAAGATAAGTATCCAGAATTGCAAAAACAGTATCAAGTAGCTCGTCAGTTAGCTAAATATAGCAGAAACTTGTTAAGAGACTTAGCTAATGAATGGAATCAAACTAATCCAGATGTTTACTTTCATGATGATAAAGAGATTCAAAACATTAAAGATGCGATGACTGAGTATTTGCAATCTCATTGTCAAAAGTTATTCTATTTAATTTTAGATGAAATTGCCGGGCAATGCCAAAATAAAGATAGGTTACAAATTCTTTATTATCAAATTAATCAGTTGAAGCAACTGAATGACGAGCAGATTAAATTAGCCTTTTCTGAGACATCTAATAACTTGGCAAAAATTCAACAAGATTTGATAATTCCTTTTAAAGAAGAATTAGAAAATAGTATGAATCTAGCGACCAACTCTCTAGATATAGGAATTACGAAAATAGCTATTTTTGTCCATGATTGGTTAAGAAGCAAATTTTATGTAAATCAGCAAGGATGAAATAATTATGACATTTGAATTAGATGATTTGACGATAATATATCCGGAAAAATTATGGTTAGAGTTATCAATACAAGAACAGAAAAAGGCATGGCAATTAACTGCTCAAAAACTTTACTCTCACACAGCAACTCGTTGGAATGCTTACCTGAATTGTTTGTGTTTGAATTCTTTTTTGACTTGGCTAAAAGAAGATCCAGAACTAGGAGATAATTTGCAGGTTTGGCCTGATTATAATCAGCTTCCTAGTTTCTGGGAAGTTGTGAATGGCACTGCTATCACTCTAGGTGAAACTCGACTAGTGCTAATTCCCAGTGAGAAAAGTAATTTCACAGAGTTTCGGATTCCCCAAGAATGGGTCGATATTCCTAACTGGGCAGCTAACTATTATTTGGCTGTGCAGTTAAACTTGGACGATCGCTGGTTGGGAGTGTGGGGGTATACTACCCATCAGCAGATCCGCAAAGAAGCTAAATATGATCCGATGGATAGAACTTACTCGCTGGATCAAGAGGAGTTAATTACAGACTTAAATGTGATGTGGGTAGCACGGGAAGTATTTTCCCCAAAGCAACTAGAGGTCAAATCTTTACCAACTTTGTCAAGTGTAGAAGTAGAGAAATTACTAGATCAACTAGGTGAGTGGGCTGTTGATTTACCTACGGATATGAGTTTTGAGGAATGGGCAGCACTACTAGCATCGGATGAAAGTAGGCAGCATCTTTACCAAAGACGGCTTGTCAACCAAAAGACGAATCAGGTTGAGCGCGATCGCTCTTTAGTGAACAATTTGAGCCAATGGTTTGACAATATCTTTGAGGCTGGCTGGCAGTCTTTTGATGCATTCTTTAGTTCCCAACAGAAAACTCTAGCAGTTCAATTCCGAAACCAAACTGCCTTGAATGAGGTTCGTGTAAAAGGAGCCAAATTAATTGATTTGGGGATGCAACTGGGGGGTACTGCGGTTGTGCTGCTAATTGGTTTGACTTCAGAATGGGATGAAAAATTCAGTATCCGCGTGCAACTGCATCCCGCAAACGAAGAAGTTTACCTACCACCCCATCTCAAATTAATTTTGGTCTCGGGAGCAGGAAACATTCTTCAAGAAGTAGAATCAAGATGTCACGATCACTTTATTCAACTGAAAAAATTTAAATCTCCTCCAGGAAAAAATTTTAGTATTCAGATAGCCCTTGGTGATATCAGTATTAAAGAAGATTTTGTGCTGGAGAAGCTTGCTGGCTGGTAGCCATGAGTAAATTAGTCATACTAAATCTAGGAAAGGGCAACTTAAAGCAGGGCTTTTCCTCCGTTACTGCTATATTGTCGGAAGAAAACAATCCCATCGCTCAATTTACGGGTAGCTTGCCTACTGCACCAGAACTTTGGCAACTCTACAGACGATGGCAGTTACTCTATCAGTTGCTTTATGAGTCTTTAGATCCTAGTTTGGGTTGGCGAAAGCACATAGATATAGAAGACCAAGATATCGAAATAGAGGAAGATGATGTAACTAACGTCTCTTCTGTAGATTTTTGGAAATTATGCGATGATCTACATACAAACATCAATGCCTGGCTCAAGTCGGAACCATTTCGCAACATCGAGCAAAAATTACGTACAAAGTTAGATCCTAGTGATGAAATTCGGGTGATTCTGGCCACAGAAGATAACCAAGTTAGAAGGCTTCCTTGGCATTTGTGGGATTTTTTTGATGATTACCAAAAGGCTGTGATATGCTCGTGTATCCTAGAGGTAGAGCAAGTTAAATCTATACGCAAAAGCCCTGCTCGTCAGATCAGAATTTTAGCGATTCTAGGTAATAGTACAGGAATTGATGTACAAAAAGATAAGAAAATTTTAGAGCAATTACCAGGAGCGCAAACAGTTTTTTTGGTAGAGCCACAACGACGAGAGTTAGATCGGTGGCTTTGGGATAAACAGGGCTGGGATATTCTCTTCTTTGCGGGGCATGGTTCAACTGATGACGATGGTGAAACTGGGCGAATTCATATCAATCAAACAGATAGCCTCACGATTCCCCAGTTAAAAAATGCTCTCAGAGCAGCGATCGCCCGCGGTCTAAGTTTAGTAATTTTTAACTCTTGCGATGGGTTAGGATTGGCTTGTCAGTTAGCTTCTTTACACATTCCGCAAATGATTGTGATGCGGGAACCAGTACCCGATCTCGTTGCCCAGGAATTTTTAATGCACTTTCTGGAGGCATTTGCTAGTGGTCAGTCTTTCTATTTAGCAGTGCGGGAAGCACAAGATAAATTGCAGGGTTTAGAAAATGAGTTTCCGTGTGCAAGCTGGTTGCCAGTGATTTGCCAGAACCCAGCGTCAGCCCCCCTAGTTTGGCCACAGAGGTTCCTGACTCCCACCATTTTACCTAATCGGCGTATTTTTCCCATCGTTTTTAAAGCCAGTGTGGTAGTAACCTTTTTGGTAATGGCGATGCGATCGCTAGGGATGTTGCAGTCATGGGAACTGATGGCATTTGATTGGTTGATGCGATCGCGCCCCAATGAAGTAGAAGATCGGCGCATTCTGATTGTCACGGTTACTGAAGCTGATGTTCGTGCCCAACCAGCCAAAGAAAGAGCAGGGGCCTCGCTATCAGACCGAACCTTGGCTGAAGTTGTGAAAAAAATCGAACAGTTCAATCCCCGCGTTATTGGTTTAGATATCTATCGAGAAAATTCTGTGGGGACAGACTATGCAGATTTAGCCAAGACCATGCAAAATAGCGATCGCTTTATTGCTATTTGCAAAGCAAGTGAAGAAAGCACAAACGCTGGTGTTCCACCTCCTCCAGAAGTTCCATTGTCACGCCAAGGCTTTAGTGATGTTGTGTTAGATCCCGATAACATTATCCGTCGCCAACTATTAGCTATGGCTCCTGCGTCTCCTTGCCAGACTGATAAATCTTTTAGCTTTCGGATTGCAACTCGTTACTTGGCAAGTGCTGGTATCAAACCTAAACTTACTCCCGAAAACAACTGGCAGCTTGGTAGTGTCGTCTTTAGAAACTTGGAAGAAAACAGCGGCGGGTATCATGGCATAGATAATCTTGGTCATCAAGTGCTGCTCAATTGGCGTGCTTCTCATCAAGTTGCCGAACAAGTTACTCTCAAACAAGTTCTCAACAATCAACTCAATCCCGATTTAGTGCGTGATCGCATTGTCGTGATTGGCACTACAGCCGAAAGTTTTCATGACTATTGGTCTACTCCCTACAGCGCCCGCGTGTGGCCTCACGAGCAAATGTCAGGCATAGTTGTTCAAGCACACATGATCAGCCAGATCCTGAGTGCAGTGCTGGATAAGCGACCACTTTTATGGACTTTGCCAAAGTGGAGTGAAGTCTTGTGGATCTGGTGCTGGTCTATGGTTGGGGGTGTACTGGCTTGGGGTTTGCCATCGCGATTACGTCTTGTCCTAGTCCTAGCCAGCAGTTTGTGTGTTTTGTATGGGCTTAGCTTATATCTATTAATACAAGGTGGATGGGTTCCTCTTGTTCCATCAGCGTTAGTCTTGATAGGTTGTGGTGTATTTGTGGCAGCCTATAGTGCATCTCAAAGCTAAAAACAAAAATAAGCTTTCTTTACTCTGGCTTGATTTTCCAATACCGTGCTATCACCGATAGCAGGTAGAATCTGTTAGCTTTGAAAAACGGTTGATATCGAAGTCAGCTTTGTTTGTATCTTTTATTTGCGTGTTTCCCACCCATTCCGAAATATTACCGCCACTACCAAAAGCTACCAACCCCCATTTACATGATGCTTGTGGAATTTTCTTCTTGGTTTGAGCGATCGCACTCACGTTTGGATCGAGGATATCACCTGTAAAATATACATAATTAAAAGCAAATCTGTCATTTAAAATACTAGCACGCAAGAATAAACCACTCCAGCGAGCTACGGTTTCTACTGCTACACTTTGAGCTAGGGTAGGTATGTTAATATCTGGTCTTGCACCCGTAGAATTGTCTGTATTCGTAATGCCATAGTGGTTCGCACCCAAAATGCTAATCAACGTCTTGGGAGGGTCTTGAATTTGCTCATAAGTTGCCTGCGCTCTCTCCGGAAGAGCTATGCTATCAAGGGTTCCTTGCAATAGAGCTACAGGAATTCGGGAATTATTAATGGGGATAAACTGTTGAGTAGTTTGGTCGCGAAGATTGGCACCAAAAAAAGCTCCTGCTACAAGTTCTTTTGGTCGGTTAAAAAAACCTTCACATAAAAAAGGTATGCAAAGATTTGCGATCACAGATAATCCCACAGCACCTCCCTGAGAGTGACCGAGTAAGCCTAGTTTTCGTGTATTGACAATGCCAGCAACAGGTGAATCGGGATTCGCGTTTTCTGCCTTCATTTGCGCCAAAACAGCATCGATTTGTGAGGTGTCAGCAAAAAGTCCTGTACCGACCTGTGGAATGTTTTTTTGGTGATTGGGAACAACCACCAC containing:
- a CDS encoding CHASE2 domain-containing protein; this encodes MSKLVILNLGKGNLKQGFSSVTAILSEENNPIAQFTGSLPTAPELWQLYRRWQLLYQLLYESLDPSLGWRKHIDIEDQDIEIEEDDVTNVSSVDFWKLCDDLHTNINAWLKSEPFRNIEQKLRTKLDPSDEIRVILATEDNQVRRLPWHLWDFFDDYQKAVICSCILEVEQVKSIRKSPARQIRILAILGNSTGIDVQKDKKILEQLPGAQTVFLVEPQRRELDRWLWDKQGWDILFFAGHGSTDDDGETGRIHINQTDSLTIPQLKNALRAAIARGLSLVIFNSCDGLGLACQLASLHIPQMIVMREPVPDLVAQEFLMHFLEAFASGQSFYLAVREAQDKLQGLENEFPCASWLPVICQNPASAPLVWPQRFLTPTILPNRRIFPIVFKASVVVTFLVMAMRSLGMLQSWELMAFDWLMRSRPNEVEDRRILIVTVTEADVRAQPAKERAGASLSDRTLAEVVKKIEQFNPRVIGLDIYRENSVGTDYADLAKTMQNSDRFIAICKASEESTNAGVPPPPEVPLSRQGFSDVVLDPDNIIRRQLLAMAPASPCQTDKSFSFRIATRYLASAGIKPKLTPENNWQLGSVVFRNLEENSGGYHGIDNLGHQVLLNWRASHQVAEQVTLKQVLNNQLNPDLVRDRIVVIGTTAESFHDYWSTPYSARVWPHEQMSGIVVQAHMISQILSAVLDKRPLLWTLPKWSEVLWIWCWSMVGGVLAWGLPSRLRLVLVLASSLCVLYGLSLYLLIQGGWVPLVPSALVLIGCGVFVAAYSASQS
- a CDS encoding DUF1822 family protein, which gives rise to MTFELDDLTIIYPEKLWLELSIQEQKKAWQLTAQKLYSHTATRWNAYLNCLCLNSFLTWLKEDPELGDNLQVWPDYNQLPSFWEVVNGTAITLGETRLVLIPSEKSNFTEFRIPQEWVDIPNWAANYYLAVQLNLDDRWLGVWGYTTHQQIRKEAKYDPMDRTYSLDQEELITDLNVMWVAREVFSPKQLEVKSLPTLSSVEVEKLLDQLGEWAVDLPTDMSFEEWAALLASDESRQHLYQRRLVNQKTNQVERDRSLVNNLSQWFDNIFEAGWQSFDAFFSSQQKTLAVQFRNQTALNEVRVKGAKLIDLGMQLGGTAVVLLIGLTSEWDEKFSIRVQLHPANEEVYLPPHLKLILVSGAGNILQEVESRCHDHFIQLKKFKSPPGKNFSIQIALGDISIKEDFVLEKLAGW
- a CDS encoding alpha/beta hydrolase family protein; the protein is MASLKALSVASASTALIVWGIGETARATTYSPAPIFKDVDSYSTTISANNDIADIYFPKPSGIKTGKHSFPIALLLQGANVDKSNYSNFARTVASYGFVVVVPNHQKNIPQVGTGLFADTSQIDAVLAQMKAENANPDSPVAGIVNTRKLGLLGHSQGGAVGLSVIANLCIPFLCEGFFNRPKELVAGAFFGANLRDQTTQQFIPINNSRIPVALLQGTLDSIALPERAQATYEQIQDPPKTLISILGANHYGITNTDNSTGARPDINIPTLAQSVAVETVARWSGLFLRASILNDRFAFNYVYFTGDILDPNVSAIAQTKKKIPQASCKWGLVAFGSGGNISEWVGNTQIKDTNKADFDINRFSKLTDSTCYR